One part of the Candidatus Latescibacter sp. genome encodes these proteins:
- a CDS encoding efflux RND transporter permease subunit, whose amino-acid sequence MRDTFLLYLLKNKIAIFLLIFMLAAVGYHLSGGITQGVFPNVIFPRVQVTIENGYAPIKQMLFQVTKPAEESIKTIQGVERVISNTSVGAVEINVYFDWSTDPYLAYQFVQARMAEIKNEIPPEARVSILQATPSRFPIAMYAIGSETVPRNRLTETLYYQLRPVMLSIKGIYNVEIRGPQYTEYKIVLNNDKIKSYNLSIDFVEQFLKEQNTIDFLGLIRDYKKQYVVSLYQKPESIDDIPNLKIPLPNGQYVSLSDIALTVEDHAPTTAMTAASGFKNSVVFNIIRQQNGNSREVVKEVDRKIAEFNKTLSGQNMHIRKYYDETDFIGEAIRSVMEAILLGTLIAALIVFLFLRKKKLSLFLIFIVPIVFLVTIIGIKIARYDFNIFSLGGMAAAVGGLIDHLVIIIENIERHYRRTGNKLEAVIEGSREILPIMTVATLISISIFLPLLLVSGVVGVFFKQLAFVLISTYIISQILAIFLTPIIAYLSLPETPSEEKTRWSDTLAERYIGFLQRSFKRGWISVPIVLFGFLISFLLYKNLPATFLPKWDEGNFVVDIALPVGTSLEESHREFRDIGKIIDSVPEVKGWTLRIGTALGHISEQANIADFLVTMNKERKRSIYEIRDDLYARISARYPNFLEFDIPMVLEDRLGDILGEESPITVLLYGADPDKLIIWGEKVRDALRDVKELEEVNLKTTYASPFIGVKLKSDAEALYGIDINALSAQINSLYWGTVIGDVIKGEKIIGMRVITESPDKDPIEYLRNSLTVYSPKNQRQVPLRYVADVGITENVPEITHYDLSPVSIIAVRFKGNDMTLAVERVRAALTKLNLPQDITPEIAGFYREQQSSFREMVLVVFLSILIMFTALMFQFGSLRLAFIILIGLVLTLLGVFTGLLVTGKPLDITAFMGMLIVLSIVINNNILIFDYYLMQRKAFDREEDAILNAVKTRFRPIFMTMMANVFALLPVALALGTGTQIIQNMAISIMGGLTFAIFVNLFAIPLLMHWWGTTPLFKKMRD is encoded by the coding sequence ATTACCCAGGGGGTTTTCCCAAATGTCATCTTCCCCCGGGTGCAGGTAACCATCGAAAACGGCTATGCTCCCATCAAGCAGATGCTCTTCCAGGTTACCAAGCCCGCTGAAGAGAGTATAAAGACCATCCAGGGAGTGGAACGGGTCATCTCCAACACTTCGGTCGGCGCAGTCGAAATAAACGTTTATTTCGACTGGAGCACCGATCCCTACCTCGCTTATCAGTTCGTTCAGGCGCGGATGGCTGAGATAAAAAACGAAATCCCTCCCGAAGCCCGTGTCTCGATCCTGCAGGCCACTCCTTCACGGTTCCCCATAGCCATGTACGCCATCGGCTCGGAAACCGTGCCGCGCAACCGCTTGACCGAGACATTGTATTACCAGCTCCGGCCCGTAATGCTTTCCATCAAGGGAATCTACAATGTGGAAATTCGAGGTCCCCAGTACACCGAATACAAGATTGTCCTGAACAATGACAAGATTAAAAGTTACAACCTTTCCATCGATTTTGTCGAGCAGTTTCTGAAAGAACAGAATACCATCGATTTTCTGGGACTGATCCGGGATTACAAGAAGCAGTATGTGGTCTCCCTCTATCAAAAGCCCGAGAGCATCGATGATATTCCGAACCTCAAGATACCTTTGCCGAACGGCCAATATGTTTCCCTTTCCGACATCGCCCTGACCGTAGAGGATCATGCTCCCACGACCGCCATGACCGCCGCCAGCGGATTCAAGAACTCGGTGGTGTTCAACATTATCCGGCAGCAGAACGGCAACAGCAGAGAGGTAGTGAAAGAAGTTGACAGGAAGATAGCCGAGTTCAACAAAACCCTCTCCGGGCAGAACATGCATATCAGGAAGTACTATGATGAAACCGATTTTATCGGAGAGGCCATACGCAGTGTCATGGAAGCCATTCTGCTCGGGACGCTCATCGCTGCTCTCATCGTGTTCCTTTTTCTCCGGAAAAAAAAGCTTTCCCTGTTCCTTATTTTCATCGTTCCGATCGTATTTCTTGTGACCATCATCGGTATAAAAATCGCCCGGTACGATTTTAATATTTTCTCACTGGGAGGTATGGCCGCCGCCGTGGGGGGTCTTATTGATCACCTGGTGATTATCATCGAAAACATCGAACGTCATTACCGGAGAACCGGGAACAAGCTCGAGGCGGTAATCGAGGGCTCTCGGGAAATTCTTCCCATCATGACTGTGGCTACCCTGATCTCCATCTCTATTTTCCTTCCCCTGCTCCTGGTGTCCGGCGTGGTTGGCGTCTTCTTCAAACAACTGGCTTTCGTGCTCATATCCACCTATATCATTTCCCAGATTCTCGCCATATTCCTGACCCCTATAATCGCCTATCTCTCTCTTCCCGAGACCCCGTCCGAAGAGAAAACCCGCTGGTCTGATACCCTCGCGGAAAGGTATATCGGATTTTTGCAGCGCTCTTTCAAAAGGGGCTGGATATCGGTGCCCATCGTACTGTTCGGATTTCTGATCAGTTTTCTCCTTTACAAAAATCTGCCCGCTACTTTCCTGCCGAAGTGGGATGAAGGGAATTTTGTGGTCGATATCGCCCTCCCGGTCGGGACATCGTTGGAAGAGAGTCACCGTGAATTCCGGGACATCGGTAAGATCATAGACAGTGTTCCGGAAGTAAAAGGGTGGACACTGCGGATCGGAACCGCACTCGGCCACATCTCGGAACAGGCCAACATCGCTGATTTCCTGGTTACCATGAATAAGGAGAGAAAACGATCCATTTACGAGATACGAGATGACCTGTACGCCCGTATCAGCGCCCGATATCCCAATTTTCTGGAATTTGACATTCCTATGGTACTGGAGGACCGGTTGGGAGATATTTTGGGAGAGGAATCTCCCATCACTGTTCTCCTTTATGGCGCTGACCCAGACAAGCTGATCATCTGGGGCGAAAAAGTTCGTGATGCACTGAGAGATGTGAAAGAACTGGAAGAGGTAAATCTGAAAACCACTTACGCCTCTCCGTTCATAGGGGTCAAGCTGAAATCTGACGCCGAAGCCCTTTACGGCATCGACATCAACGCTCTATCCGCGCAGATAAACTCCCTGTACTGGGGAACAGTGATCGGTGATGTCATTAAAGGTGAGAAAATTATCGGTATGCGGGTTATCACGGAGAGTCCTGACAAGGACCCCATCGAGTATCTCCGGAATTCCCTGACGGTTTATTCCCCAAAAAACCAACGCCAGGTTCCTTTGCGATATGTGGCGGATGTGGGAATTACGGAGAATGTCCCTGAAATCACCCACTATGATCTGTCCCCGGTTTCCATTATAGCGGTGCGGTTCAAGGGGAATGACATGACGCTTGCGGTGGAGCGGGTGCGCGCTGCTCTAACAAAACTCAATCTACCGCAGGACATCACACCGGAAATCGCCGGATTCTACCGTGAGCAGCAGAGTTCCTTCCGGGAGATGGTTCTGGTGGTTTTTTTATCCATTCTTATTATGTTTACTGCGCTCATGTTCCAGTTCGGGAGCCTGCGGTTGGCGTTTATTATCCTCATCGGCCTCGTTCTCACCCTTCTCGGTGTTTTCACCGGGCTTTTGGTGACCGGCAAACCGCTCGATATCACCGCGTTCATGGGCATGCTTATCGTGCTCAGCATCGTCATCAACAATAACATTCTCATATTTGATTACTACCTGATGCAGCGAAAGGCTTTCGACCGTGAAGAAGATGCCATCCTGAATGCGGTAAAAACCAGGTTCCGGCCCATTTTCATGACCATGATGGCTAATGTCTTCGCCCTGCTGCCGGTGGCGCTGGCGCTGGGAACGGGAACGCAGATTATCCAGAACATGGCAATATCCATCATGGGCGGTCTGACCTTCGCCATTTTTGTCAACCTGTTTGCTATTCCCCTCCTCATGCACTGGTGGGGAACAACGCCGCTGTTTAAAAAGATGAGGGATTAA